CATTTGATCGGTCTGAGGTCAGGTTCTCCTCGTTCCCAAAGCACCGCTTAGGAACGCTTCGCATTTCCCGATGTGGTGTGCAATGGGATCTCAGACCGTTCTCCCGTTTGGCAGAATACAAGATCGCAAGAGGCGTTCCTAAGCAGAGCGTGGGAACGAGGAAGATGGTGAACAAGCAATGTGTTTCCGCAATTTTTCTGCAATCGCCTGTTTGGCGCTGATGATCTCCGCCCCGGTTTGTGCGGACGATCCCCTTGCATCGTGGAACGACGGCACGAGCAAGACTTCCATTCTGCAGTTCGTCGCCAAAGTGACGAAAGAGGGCTCACCCGAGTACGTTCCCCCCGCGGAACGAATCGCCGTTTTCGACAACGACGGGACGCTCTGGTGCGAGCAACCGATCTATGTTCAGTTGGCCTTCAGCATCGACCGGATCAGGGTCTTGGCCGCAAGTCACCCGGACTGGAAGGAAAAGCAGCCATTCAAAGGAATCCTGCAGGGAAACCTCATTGGCGCACTGGCGAGTGGCGAAACCGCGATCGGGGAACTTATCGAGGCAACTCACACCGGCATGACAACCGATGAATTCCACACCACCGTTCTGGAATGGCTGAAGACCGCGCGGCATCCGAAATTCAATCGCCCCTATACGGAATTGGTATATCAACCAATGCTCGAACTTTTGGGGTTTCTACGAGCAAATGGCTTCAAGACGTACATCGTCTCGGGCGGTGGAGTGGAATTCATGCGGGCTTGGGCCGAGACTGTCTATGGCATTCCACCCGAACAAATCATTGGCAGCAGCGGCAAGCTGAAATACGAGATCCGCGACGGCAAACCGATACTGATCAAGTTGCCGGAACTTGACCATTTGGACGAGGGCCCCGGCAAGCCTGTCGGCATTCAGAAGTTCATTGGCCGTCGTCCGCTCGCGGCATTCGGCAACTCGGATGGCGACTTTCAAATGCTGGAATGGACAACTGCCGGTGCAGGAACACGACTGGGCTTGATCGTCCATCACACCGACGCCGAACGCGAATGGGCATACGATCGGGTAAGCCACATTGGCAAGCTCGACAAAGGCCTTAATGAAGCAAGCACACATGGATGGATTGTCGTCGACATGAAACGCGATTGGAAAACCATCTTTCGCGATTAACGGCAACGCACAAATGTGACCAGGCCTGGACAACTGGAGGCGGTCGTTTCTTGAGGAGTGACATTTCGCCTACGATGGAAATCACGGACGACTCGCTCCGTACAGACTGAAAATCGTGATGACATCATGAATTCCAACAGGCCTGTCATTCGTCATTTCGATCTGCCGCGAACGAAACTTCGCCAGATGCTGATTCGCCGCGATTGTCGAAGCAACGTCTAATTCACGAAGGATATCACTCGTGTTCTGGCTCGCTTTCATGCTAATGACCGGATCACCCATCGACGTGGGTGACCAGAAACAACTCTTCATTGATCGCCAATTCCTGGCCGAGAGTGATCGGATTGAACTGCGGACCAATCCCGCCCAGAAGATCGGAATGATCCTCGCTCAAGACGGCAAGCCCGTGCATGGCCATATCAGCCGCGTCATCGATGACCAGGGCACGGTGCGGTTGTACCTCGGTGCCGACAGCGTCGATGTCTGGGAAAGCACTGACGCAATTCAGTTTCATCGAACCGACACGCATATTGGGGGCGGAGGATTTACCACCCTGTTCCTCGACCCGCATGACCCTGACAAGGAACGCCGCTACAAGCGGTTTCATCTCGAATTCTCGCCTCCCTTCGATCCGCAGAAGCACGGTGTCTACGCCAGCTATTCGCCGGACGGAGTCAATTTCACCAAGGTTGGAATGGTTCTTCCGTTCTTTACGGACAATCCGGCGATCGTGCAGTGGGACCAGCAGCGCGGGAAGTATGTCATCTTCACCCGAGCATTCGATTACACCTCCGAGAACCAGCGACGCATCGGACGAATCGAGACCGATGATCCACTCAAGCCCTGGCCTTACCGGAAATCAAACAACGATCGCATGTTCCTTGGGATCGACAACGTCGACGTTGTCCTTTCGGCCGACCAGGAAGACGACCCACATTCCGACATTTACTACAACGCGGCCATGATCTACCCATGGGCGGCCAACGCACAGTTCATGTTCACCTCGCAGTTTCGTCATTTTTCCCCCCAGCGAAACCCCTTCGTCCGCTTGCCATCCTCGGGCCAGTGGGAAGACTTTGGCATGCTCGAGGTGCAACTGGCAGTCAGTCGCGATGGAATCAAGTGGAATCGTCCCACCCGTGATCAATATCTTCCGACAGGACTGGCCGATGAATGGGACCGCTGGTACTGCGTGATGGCCCCTGGGATCATCCGTCGCGGGAACTACCTTTATCAATATTATTACTCAAGCGGTCGACTGCACGACTCGGCCAATTTGAGAAGTGAGTACGTCGACTCGGCAAAACAGGTGGGTGGAATCGGTATCGTGCGACAACGGCTCGATGGATTCGTCTCGGCCGATGCCGACCACCGTGGTGGGGCGTTTCGAACCCCGCCGATTTTGTTCCGAGGCAACAGCCTGCGATTCAACATCGATACCGGAGCGATGGGAACCGCATTCGTCGAGCTTCAGGACGATCAGGGTCAGCCGATCCCGGGGTTCACGCTTGCCGATTGCGAAGAGATCGGGGGCAACTTCATCGACCAGCGCGTCTACTGGAAAGGAAAGACAGATGTTTCCGCACTCGCAGGCAAGCCGATTCGGCTCCACCTAAAACTGAAACGGGCCAAACTCTACGCGTTTCAATTCACTCAAGAATAGTTCATGCATTCCGATCCAATGGCGACTTCGTTTGAACAGCACGGGCCGTTGTTCAAATCTTGCAACCGGCTTTAAAACAACTCTACGATTTCGCTGAAGGTCTTCAAGCACTCGCTTTACTGTTGGAGTCAACATCATGTTCCGAACACATTCTGTGTTATTTTTCGTGAGTCTGGCAGCCTGTCAGACAATCATTGCCGCCGATTCCGACGATAAGAAACTTCAGGCGTCGATCGCCGAGAGCGCCAAGAAATATGAGACGTTGTACGCCGCCCGAGATGCCCATGGATTGGCAGGTCTGTTCACCGTCGAAGCGGAACTGATCGATTCCACAGGCACCATTTTTCACGGCCGCGAATCGATCGAAGCAGAATACAAGTCCACCTTCGCGAATGAACCTGAAGGAAAAATCTCCATCGAACTGGTCTCGATTCGTCCCGTCGCCGTGGGGCTCGTGGTCGAAGACGGGGTCGTCACCTTCACACCGAGTGAAAAAAAAGCAGGCCCCGTTGAGCGAACGCGATACACGGCAACACACGTCAAGCAAGCAGATGGAACATGGCTGCTTGCCAGTGTGCGGGAGCTCGAGCAGGATCGCGCGACACCGCATGAGCGACTTCAGGCCATGGCCTGGTTGATCGGGGAATGGCACGAGGAAGTTGATGGGACCTCCATTGCGACCAAGTGGAACTGGTCCAAAGACCACAATTTTCTCGTCAGCGAATTTACGGTCGTCGAATCGCGTGAAAAGAAGTGGCACGGATCGAATCGGCTGGGATGGGATGCCGAACGGAAGCAATTTCGATCCTGGATCTTTGACTCATCCGGCGGCTTCGGGGAAGGTTTCTGGAACGAAGACGATGGGGGTGGCTGGTCCGTCAACCTTTCTGCAATCGATGCGGACGGAGTTCGCTCCTCATCGAAGATTCAGTATACGTCGGACGGCGCCAACGCAATTCGTGTGACTCAGCAAGATCGCGTCCGTGCCGGAATCAGCCTGCCCGGTTCGTCGCATCGGATTGTTCGACAACCTCCGACTCCCGCCGGGGCCTCCACGAAATAGTGATCGACCACTTCGGGCATTCCAAGGTTTACATACAACGACTTCGCGCTGAGGACAACGCATTATGAAACGATCAACTTGGCATAGCATCCTCGTCGTCTGGCTGACCATGACATTCGCGGCCGGCCCCGCATGGGCTCGTGGATTTGGTGGTGGAGGATTTCGCGGTGGGGGTGGATTCGGTGGGGGTGGGGGATTTCGTGGTGGGGGCGGGGGATCTTTCGGCGGCGGTGGCAACTTTGGCGGTGGCAACTTTGGCGGTGGCAACTTTGGCGGTGGCGGCTTCCATGGAGGAGGAGGCAACTTTTCCGGAGGCGGTCTCTCAGGCGGTGGATTCTCCGGTGGTGGCTTTCACCCCTCCTCATCGTTTCCTGGAGGCGGAGGTATGAATCGACCCGCCGGAAACTTCGGCGGGGGCGGTGGGATCGGCGACCGCCCCAACATCGTGCATCAGCCCAACTTCAATGGCGGAGGCTTCGGCATCGGAACGCGGCCTGAAATTGGCAATGGCCGCTTCTCAGACGGTGGACTGAATCCCGGTTCACGCCCTGGCCTGTCTGGAGGAGGAGAGGGACGACCGGGAAACCTTTCGGGAGTCACGAACCGTTTTCCAGGTGCAGGAGCAAACACGGGGTCACTTCCAGGACTGGGCCCCGCGCGACCAGGCGCCGGTGGTGCGGGCGAGCGATTTCCGGGAATGCGTCCGGGACAAGGCGGTGCAGGAGAACGCAACCCAGGGATGCGCCCCGGTCAAGGTGGCGCGGGCGAGCAACGCGGTCTGGGCAATCGAGGGTCGATCTCGGACCGACATCAGGACCTCGAAAATCGCTTCAACGACATGAATCAACATTGGAACGATTCCGGCTGGCACCACCAGCAATGGAACGGTCCCAATGGGGGCGAGATCAATCATGTTGGGTTCTGGGGACCTAACGGCTATTGGGGGCATACTGGCGCCTGGGGTCCGAACGGCGGATACTGGGGACATAGCGGCCATGTTGGACCGAACGGAGCCTGGGGCCATTCGGGATACTTTGGCCCGGCCGGCCACTGGTCGCGAAATTGGGGTGGTTGGTACAACGGCTATGGCCCGGCCTGGGGCAATGGTCGCTGGAACTACCTCTGGAACACCTATCCCGTCGCGATGGCTTTTGGAGCGACGATGTGGGGCCTGAACACCATCAATTACCTGTTTGGCGTCAGCGGGTATGTCAACCCGTACTATGCATCAGGAGACGATGGCAGCGCAGGCTTCGCATACGATCAACCCATCGTGGGTGACCCTTCGTATGACACGCAAAGCGGGGCGCAAGAGGCCTCGTCAACCGATTCCACCACGATCACCCCTGCCGATCCGTTGACGCAGACTTTTGACACAGCACGGCAAGCGTTCTACGACCAGAAATTCGACGACGCGCTGAATCTCACCAATCAGGCACTACAACAAGCCCCCAAAGATGCCGCGATGAACGAGTTCCGCAGTCTCTGCCTGTTCGCACTTGGGAAGTACCACGATGCTGCCGCAACAATTCACGCCGTGCTGGCCGCTGGTCCAGGGTGGGATTGGACGACGCTCGTCAGTCTTTACGCCAATCCTGAGACCTACACCGAACAGATGCGCAAGCTGGAAGCTGTGGTACTCGCCAATCAGTCCGCAGCCGATGCGCGCTTTCTGCTCGGATACCACTACCTGACATGTGGGCA
This genomic interval from Schlesneria paludicola DSM 18645 contains the following:
- a CDS encoding HAD family hydrolase → MCFRNFSAIACLALMISAPVCADDPLASWNDGTSKTSILQFVAKVTKEGSPEYVPPAERIAVFDNDGTLWCEQPIYVQLAFSIDRIRVLAASHPDWKEKQPFKGILQGNLIGALASGETAIGELIEATHTGMTTDEFHTTVLEWLKTARHPKFNRPYTELVYQPMLELLGFLRANGFKTYIVSGGGVEFMRAWAETVYGIPPEQIIGSSGKLKYEIRDGKPILIKLPELDHLDEGPGKPVGIQKFIGRRPLAAFGNSDGDFQMLEWTTAGAGTRLGLIVHHTDAEREWAYDRVSHIGKLDKGLNEASTHGWIVVDMKRDWKTIFRD
- a CDS encoding YybH family protein: MFRTHSVLFFVSLAACQTIIAADSDDKKLQASIAESAKKYETLYAARDAHGLAGLFTVEAELIDSTGTIFHGRESIEAEYKSTFANEPEGKISIELVSIRPVAVGLVVEDGVVTFTPSEKKAGPVERTRYTATHVKQADGTWLLASVRELEQDRATPHERLQAMAWLIGEWHEEVDGTSIATKWNWSKDHNFLVSEFTVVESREKKWHGSNRLGWDAERKQFRSWIFDSSGGFGEGFWNEDDGGGWSVNLSAIDADGVRSSSKIQYTSDGANAIRVTQQDRVRAGISLPGSSHRIVRQPPTPAGASTK
- a CDS encoding tetratricopeptide repeat protein: MKRSTWHSILVVWLTMTFAAGPAWARGFGGGGFRGGGGFGGGGGFRGGGGGSFGGGGNFGGGNFGGGNFGGGGFHGGGGNFSGGGLSGGGFSGGGFHPSSSFPGGGGMNRPAGNFGGGGGIGDRPNIVHQPNFNGGGFGIGTRPEIGNGRFSDGGLNPGSRPGLSGGGEGRPGNLSGVTNRFPGAGANTGSLPGLGPARPGAGGAGERFPGMRPGQGGAGERNPGMRPGQGGAGEQRGLGNRGSISDRHQDLENRFNDMNQHWNDSGWHHQQWNGPNGGEINHVGFWGPNGYWGHTGAWGPNGGYWGHSGHVGPNGAWGHSGYFGPAGHWSRNWGGWYNGYGPAWGNGRWNYLWNTYPVAMAFGATMWGLNTINYLFGVSGYVNPYYASGDDGSAGFAYDQPIVGDPSYDTQSGAQEASSTDSTTITPADPLTQTFDTARQAFYDQKFDDALNLTNQALQQAPKDAAMNEFRSLCLFALGKYHDAAATIHAVLAAGPGWDWTTLVSLYANPETYTEQMRKLEAVVLANQSAADARFLLGYHYLTCGHADAAVKMWKSVVKLQPNDALAAQLVQMYAPESTDDTTTTAASPQPNFDKPAYPLDKLQGNWKAKGAGGDFTLTLGTDDKFNWQFTQNGTAQSMTGAYAIRGTSLVMEPDSGGTMLADIALKDDGRLSFSPIGDGQKLTFAR